The window AAACGAAGGTTTTCATAATAAACTCCATAATCTTGTTGTTTAGGTTCTACTCCATTAATCTCAGGATATTGTCCTTTTATTTCCCCCACTACCATTTCTTGTAATAATAATTGATTGTCTTTAATTTCGTAAGTAGAATAAAAACCTCGATAACAAGCGGTATGGAGCATTTGAGGATTCATGCCATAATCTTGGGGAATAATTAAGTCTCCACCTTTTAGATAGACTAACTCGAATTTATCTTCGTTATAAATGAAGGTATCAGGAATTTATCCAGTCATAAATTATCTTTTAAGTTCTTACTTATATATCAGTGTCATTTTTCTGATTTATGCAGAATTTAGAAATATTCTTTGGCAAATTTGATTAACTTTTGTTTTAACTCCACAGAAATAAGAGGGAACTGCTCAATTTCCAAAACTATCTCTAATTTTGTTTTCCCTTTATTCCTCATTTCTGTCACCACTCCCTTTGCTATATTCTCAAACCCATATTCTGCTATTCCTTCAGATATTTTTGTTAATAGCAACAATACTCCTATACCTCCTAACATTCCTAGTGGACCACCTAAAGTAGCTAAAGCAGTAGTAATCGCCGCCGCTCCCGTATAACCAGAAAAGAACATTAGAAATAAGAGAATTAACCCAGATACTCCGAGACTAGCTATATTAGTAATTAATTTGTCCATTGTTTACACAATAATTGGTTCTAATTAACTATCAGTGTCATTTTCGTCGTTTATGCAAATATCTTGTTCATCAGAGCCAGACCAATTCAATACTCTTTCATATAAAGTCTCATAAATGAAACTGACTGATGATGGGGTTAGTTTTTTTGGATAACGATATATTTCGACAGGATAGCTGAGGTGTTCATTAACTTCTGCCATCAAATCAATCAGTAATATGCCCACTTCGCTATTTGTTGTTTCTTCTATCATTTTGATCAAACTCAGATTCTGAGATGGAATGGCAAAACAGAAGTAGTGACAGAAATTAAGATATTTATGCCATTTATGATCTGAAATAAAATCTTGCTGACTAGACTTTATTTCAACAATAAAAACATCTTTCGGACGCTTATAACTCCATCGGATTACCGTCATAAAATCTATCCTTAATCTTTTCCCCTCAAAGTTTATTCTTACTTCTGTATGGTCTTGATAATGTTTTGGGGGATAACGCATTTGACTACATTTTTTAGTCCAGTCAACTAGATTTATTTTTAAAGAGCGAACGATACTAGGGGCTATTTGTTGTGTTGATATTTGCTTTGTCTCATTATCAATGGTTTTTTCGCCGATTAATCCTAAATGTTCATATTTGCCTTCGTTTCCTTTTGTCGGTCTTCCCCTATTAGTTTTAGCATTGAGAGGTCTGTACTGTTGTTCAATCGCCCTTGTTTCTTTAACAGTGATATTACCTTCTAAAACTTGTTGTTTGAGTTTCTCATAGACAGGAGCTGGTGCATTTCGTTCTACTTTCTCTAAATTTTCCAGAGCTTCGGGGGATGCTACCGCATGATCAATTTCCTCAATTTCCTTACTTCCTACAGTGTAAAGATAGTATTTCCCCGCTTTAATATATCTCCAAATTAAGGAGGGTTGACGATCACATTTCTTGGCAATATGGTGAACCCATGCGGTAAAAGATGTTTGTCCAGACTGTTTAAATAATTCCTTTTGTCGAACGACAATAGCTATTTTAGCAACTTCTCGCCAACTGGATTCAGGGGTAATTAACAGTTGTTCTATCTGATGTTCAGCTTTTTCTAGTTTATCAATATCAAGCATGACTATTTCTGAATAATAGTCTAGTTAACTAGATTATAATATAAACAGTCAAAGTGTGGATGGAAAATTTATTTCTGATTAAGTCATTCTTGGTAACAGTGACAGATTTCTTCTTTGGTTAATATTGAATCAGAAAAAATATCATAAAGATATTCAACAATATCGATAGTAGAATCAGCCATTTCTTCTAATACTTCAAAAGCTCTCAGACAATCATCTAATGCCCTATGACCGCCATTAAGAGGTTGCCATTTATAATCATCGTAGTAACCAGAATATTCCCCCATAAATATAGCGTACATTTCCATCAAACAATGGGAATTAAAGTTAATTCTTGGTAATTCATTTCTCCTACACTCACTATTTATAATCGGATGGTCAAAACTGGTGTTGTAAATTAACACATTTTGGTTACTCAGAATTTCCTTTAATCGGTCATAAATATTAGTAAAACAAGGAGCATCAGCTACCATTTCATTGGTAATGCTGTGTATTTTGATTACTTCATAAGGAATAAAACAGGCAGGTTTTACTAGAGTATTAATCAATATTTGTTTATCTTGGTTAATAACGGCAATTTCAATTATTTCAGTATTTTCCAACCCCGTTGTTTCCGTGTCAAGGATAAGGAATTTATCATTTCGCCATTTATTCGCCCACTTTACGGCTCTATTATAGTCTAATATTCGATCGTACTCATGATTAAGGAATTGCTTAATTTCTCGTTTTATCCTGCCTTTCTCTAGTCCTAATTTCTGTTTCTTCGTTAACTGCCTTTTCGACTTAACAGAATTAGAATCTTTAATATCAAATAATAATAAAGTATATTTTCTCGTTATCAAACCCTTACACTATAATTACTTAATAATTATTCAAAATTTGTGTGTGAGGAAATGAATTTAATATTTATAGAAGCTCGTGGTGGCTTGACTACGAGTGAGCAGTTATTGGGTGTAATTAACCAACATCCTCAAGGATTAGGATTAACTATCAAACAACTCAGTTATAGTATCAATCGTCCTGTTAGTATGATTAATCTTTGTTTGAAGCAATTAAGCAGTAGAAAACAGGTCAAAATACAGTTAAGGGGAATGCAAAAATTGGTTTACCCTTATGATTCCTGTAATCACTTAAAAATATAATTAATTTGGCTCTATTACTTCTCGTCGTATAAATTATTGATGTTTGGTAGGCAATAAATTGTCTCGTCAGTTATTGCCGAGGATTTTTTGTTACTGCTCTTTCTCTACAATCTTTGCATCTTACTAACTAAAGCAATCCCTATTTCCTCATAATGGTGCGATCACCTTTTATCTATATTTCCACTACCCCGAAGGATAGCGATAGGTAAAAGAACTTATCTTGATCCCTCGTATGTCTATAAATGCTTAACGTTTCCATTAATTCCACTACCCATAAGAGTAGCAATTCCTTCAGTTTGAGTCTGATACAGTTCCTTGTACCAAGGTTTCCATTAATTCCACTACCCAT is drawn from Cyanobacterium aponinum PCC 10605 and contains these coding sequences:
- a CDS encoding MmcB family DNA repair protein; the encoded protein is MLDIDKLEKAEHQIEQLLITPESSWREVAKIAIVVRQKELFKQSGQTSFTAWVHHIAKKCDRQPSLIWRYIKAGKYYLYTVGSKEIEEIDHAVASPEALENLEKVERNAPAPVYEKLKQQVLEGNITVKETRAIEQQYRPLNAKTNRGRPTKGNEGKYEHLGLIGEKTIDNETKQISTQQIAPSIVRSLKINLVDWTKKCSQMRYPPKHYQDHTEVRINFEGKRLRIDFMTVIRWSYKRPKDVFIVEIKSSQQDFISDHKWHKYLNFCHYFCFAIPSQNLSLIKMIEETTNSEVGILLIDLMAEVNEHLSYPVEIYRYPKKLTPSSVSFIYETLYERVLNWSGSDEQDICINDENDTDS
- a CDS encoding 3'-5' exonuclease; the encoded protein is MITRKYTLLLFDIKDSNSVKSKRQLTKKQKLGLEKGRIKREIKQFLNHEYDRILDYNRAVKWANKWRNDKFLILDTETTGLENTEIIEIAVINQDKQILINTLVKPACFIPYEVIKIHSITNEMVADAPCFTNIYDRLKEILSNQNVLIYNTSFDHPIINSECRRNELPRINFNSHCLMEMYAIFMGEYSGYYDDYKWQPLNGGHRALDDCLRAFEVLEEMADSTIDIVEYLYDIFSDSILTKEEICHCYQE